The Candidatus Hydrothermales bacterium genome includes a region encoding these proteins:
- a CDS encoding T9SS type A sorting domain-containing protein, translating into MSYNKKGVLSLLFVGFLLAGTIRPTVMEHVIIDREDLKNTSDIYPSAPPVYTTIPISYIDTMPNQYSTLYTAPKPINTSPDQSCVFFTYRRLSDNPAYPGTGRLALVFSKDGGATWTRIWPYNIDGAGRYPNVGPWMGNSDTFILTYSTVRTPFEGAISTVPSDGSLPQGNILTYFITTPGFVGYRSFGNASNDMGNYVNFLVGQDNNYFTHWWWRLGFVDPDPPAQIFPAHTPGVWLMDYWDGALAALVDPETVKVSYDDGATWTNIPLYFAIPIDTFRFQGVDYIVNTLWYVNYWDFALFNATTPMALLTTTCRFTNPIVFGAADTFEAGNGAYIVTPTATYTVIDPDELIFFTNIELTIDHVRNILFVTYVAYHTIDHVPNRRYGWTDIYVKYSTDGGATWSAPINITRDVSNQPTDDKIEHKVHTIKHVTAPGNYNLWLLFNVPRGWDGTNAGLDLHYNVYIVGGTVPTYILTGYVPVLKIFEKSMDNFASRKLTLNGNVFNGTIKFVSPVNGKMAFDIFDLSGRRITSKTIYVKEGSNEIKVESLKSGIYFLRYNGDTKGNLKLVVTE; encoded by the coding sequence ATGAGTTATAATAAAAAGGGGGTGCTTAGTTTACTCTTTGTAGGATTCCTCCTTGCAGGAACAATAAGGCCTACTGTTATGGAACATGTTATAATTGATCGTGAGGACTTGAAAAATACCTCAGATATTTATCCTTCAGCTCCTCCAGTTTATACAACGATACCAATTAGTTATATAGATACGATGCCTAATCAGTACTCAACTTTATATACAGCTCCAAAACCAATAAATACATCACCTGATCAATCTTGTGTCTTTTTTACTTATAGAAGATTGTCTGATAACCCAGCTTATCCAGGAACTGGTCGTTTAGCTCTTGTTTTTTCAAAGGATGGTGGTGCTACTTGGACAAGAATATGGCCATACAACATTGATGGAGCCGGCAGATATCCTAACGTAGGTCCCTGGATGGGTAATAGCGATACCTTTATTCTTACATACTCAACAGTGAGAACTCCATTTGAAGGTGCAATCTCTACTGTTCCATCTGATGGTTCTCTACCTCAAGGAAATATACTAACTTACTTCATTACAACACCTGGATTTGTCGGTTACAGGAGTTTTGGAAACGCTTCAAACGATATGGGAAATTATGTTAATTTCCTTGTAGGACAGGATAATAACTATTTCACTCATTGGTGGTGGAGACTTGGATTTGTTGATCCTGATCCACCTGCTCAAATTTTCCCTGCACATACCCCTGGTGTATGGCTAATGGATTATTGGGATGGAGCACTTGCAGCTCTTGTAGATCCTGAAACTGTTAAAGTTTCTTATGATGATGGCGCTACTTGGACTAATATTCCCCTTTACTTTGCTATTCCAATAGATACCTTTAGATTCCAAGGAGTAGATTACATTGTTAATACTCTCTGGTATGTAAATTACTGGGATTTTGCCCTCTTTAATGCAACAACACCTATGGCTCTTTTAACAACTACATGTAGGTTTACAAATCCTATAGTTTTTGGAGCAGCCGATACTTTTGAGGCTGGAAATGGTGCGTATATTGTGACACCTACAGCTACTTATACAGTAATAGATCCTGACGAGTTAATCTTCTTTACAAATATTGAGCTTACAATAGACCATGTCAGAAATATACTTTTTGTTACATATGTTGCGTATCATACAATTGACCATGTTCCTAATAGGAGGTATGGATGGACTGATATTTATGTAAAATATTCAACTGATGGAGGAGCTACTTGGTCTGCACCTATTAATATCACTAGAGATGTAAGTAATCAACCAACCGATGATAAGATTGAGCATAAAGTTCATACAATAAAACATGTAACTGCTCCTGGTAACTATAATTTATGGCTTTTATTTAATGTGCCAAGAGGATGGGATGGTACTAATGCTGGACTAGATCTTCATTATAATGTTTATATAGTTGGTGGTACGGTTCCCACTTATATTTTAACAGGTTATGTTCCTGTGCTTAAGATTTTTGAGAAATCTATGGATAATTTTGCTTCAAGAAAGCTCACCCTTAATGGAAATGTATTTAACGGAACTATAAAGTTTGTATCCCCTGTGAACGGTAAGATGGCTTTCGATATTTTCGATCTCTCTGGAAGAAGAATTACATCTAAGACCATCTACGTTAAAGAGGGAAGCAATGAGATAAAGGTGGAAAGCCTCAAATCTGGAATATACTTCCTGAGATATAACGGAGATACAAAAGGTAATCTGAAACTTGTTGTTACTGAATAA
- the mdh gene encoding malate dehydrogenase has protein sequence MKEKVFIVGAGYVGAETANYLAMRDFCDIVMIDILEGVPQGKSLDMSHANPIRYASPNIRGQNNYDGIEEAKVIVITAGVPRKPGMTREELLDVNFNIIKSVTEEIKKRNKNAILIVVTNPLDAMTYAAYKISGFERERVIGMAGVLDSTRFRAFIAMELGVAYEDVSAITLGTHGDLMVPLPKYATVGGIPVTHLIPKDKLDSIVERTRKAGTEIVSLLKTGSAYYGPGAATAIMVESIIKDKKRVVSASVLLKGEYGINDIFVGVPIVLGEKGVEKIIEMKLEPEELEALKKSAEHVKKMQEEIDAKLK, from the coding sequence ATGAAGGAAAAGGTATTTATAGTGGGAGCTGGTTATGTAGGAGCCGAGACTGCAAATTATTTAGCAATGAGAGATTTTTGTGATATAGTTATGATTGATATTCTTGAGGGAGTTCCTCAGGGTAAATCACTTGATATGAGTCATGCAAACCCAATAAGATATGCTTCTCCAAACATTAGGGGACAAAATAATTATGATGGAATAGAGGAAGCAAAAGTTATTGTTATTACAGCAGGTGTTCCAAGAAAACCTGGAATGACAAGAGAAGAATTACTTGATGTCAATTTTAATATTATTAAAAGCGTTACAGAAGAAATAAAAAAGAGAAATAAAAATGCAATATTAATAGTAGTTACAAATCCACTTGATGCAATGACCTATGCAGCCTATAAGATTTCTGGGTTTGAAAGGGAAAGAGTAATAGGGATGGCTGGTGTTTTAGATTCAACAAGATTCAGAGCCTTTATTGCTATGGAACTTGGAGTAGCCTATGAAGATGTTTCAGCAATAACTCTTGGAACTCACGGTGATTTAATGGTTCCTCTGCCAAAGTATGCAACAGTGGGAGGTATCCCCGTAACCCATTTAATTCCTAAGGATAAGTTAGATTCAATCGTTGAGAGAACAAGAAAGGCTGGTACTGAGATAGTATCCCTTTTAAAGACTGGTAGTGCCTATTATGGACCAGGAGCTGCAACAGCTATAATGGTTGAATCAATAATTAAAGATAAAAAAAGAGTAGTTTCAGCTTCAGTTCTTTTAAAGGGAGAATATGGAATAAATGATATTTTCGTTGGAGTTCCCATAGTTTTAGGGGAAAAGGGAGTTGAAAAGATTATTGAAATGAAACTTGAACCAGAGGAACTTGAAGCCCTGAAAAAATCTGCCGAACACGTTAAAAAAATGCAAGAAGAAATTGATGCTAAATTGAAATAA
- a CDS encoding peptidoglycan recognition family protein → MSYVKREEWLKKGITERIKEVNIKPCIILHHTATAKSEYKGDINYLDRIHRERGFTLIGYHFVIAPDGTIFEGRKINEEGAHTKRFNNFIGIALIGNFENEDIEKNQIFSLIKIMNYLKKFHFINKFSFHFMFNEKTECGKKIFEKIVKDKNKYLFKFPEDIIYNLKGSNP, encoded by the coding sequence TTGAGTTACGTAAAAAGAGAGGAATGGTTGAAAAAAGGTATTACGGAGAGGATAAAGGAGGTTAATATTAAGCCCTGTATTATTCTACACCATACGGCGACAGCAAAAAGCGAATATAAGGGAGATATTAACTATTTAGATAGGATACATAGAGAAAGAGGATTTACGTTAATTGGTTATCATTTTGTAATTGCTCCTGATGGAACCATATTTGAAGGTAGAAAGATTAATGAGGAAGGGGCACATACAAAGAGGTTTAATAATTTCATAGGAATTGCCTTAATTGGCAACTTTGAAAACGAAGATATCGAAAAAAACCAAATTTTTTCCCTTATAAAAATTATGAATTATCTAAAAAAATTTCATTTCATAAATAAATTTTCATTTCATTTTATGTTTAATGAAAAAACTGAGTGTGGGAAAAAAATCTTTGAGAAAATAGTAAAAGATAAAAATAAATACCTATTTAAATTTCCAGAGGACATAATTTATAATTTAAAGGGTTCAAATCCGTAA